One Pseudomonas rhizophila DNA window includes the following coding sequences:
- a CDS encoding cbb3-type cytochrome oxidase subunit 3, with translation MFLEMSTGMIRGLGTVVVFVAFIGLTLWVFSSKRNSEFAQARLLPFADEPSADIANPQDPATRSTRP, from the coding sequence ATGTTTCTTGAAATGAGCACTGGAATGATCCGCGGCCTGGGCACGGTCGTGGTGTTCGTGGCCTTCATCGGCCTGACCCTGTGGGTATTCAGCAGCAAGCGCAACTCGGAGTTCGCTCAGGCGCGCCTGCTGCCGTTCGCCGACGAGCCATCCGCCGACATCGCCAACCCCCAAGACCCTGCAACAAGGAGCACCCGGCCATGA
- the ccoO gene encoding cytochrome-c oxidase, cbb3-type subunit II: MKHETIEKNVGLLMLLMVLAVSIGGLTQIVPLFFQDVTNKPVDGMKPYTALQLEGRDIYIREGCVGCHSQMIRPFRAETERYGHYSVAGESVWDHPFLWGSKRTGPDLARVGARYSDDWHRAHLYNPRNVVPESKMPAYPWLVTQTVDSSHTEGKLRAMRTLGVPYTDDDIAGSVASLKDKTEMDALVAYLQVLGTAIKSKR; the protein is encoded by the coding sequence ATGAAACACGAAACAATCGAAAAAAACGTCGGCCTGCTGATGCTGCTGATGGTTCTGGCCGTGAGCATTGGCGGCCTGACCCAGATCGTGCCGCTGTTCTTCCAGGACGTGACCAACAAACCGGTGGACGGCATGAAGCCCTACACCGCCCTGCAACTGGAAGGTCGCGACATCTATATCCGCGAAGGCTGCGTCGGCTGCCATTCGCAGATGATCCGTCCGTTCCGCGCCGAGACCGAGCGCTACGGCCACTACTCGGTGGCCGGTGAAAGCGTCTGGGACCACCCGTTCCTGTGGGGCTCCAAGCGTACCGGGCCGGACCTGGCCCGGGTCGGCGCGCGCTACTCCGATGACTGGCATCGCGCCCACCTGTACAACCCGCGCAACGTCGTGCCTGAGTCGAAGATGCCGGCCTACCCATGGCTGGTGACCCAAACGGTGGACAGCAGCCACACCGAAGGCAAGCTGCGCGCCATGCGCACCCTGGGCGTGCCGTACACCGACGACGACATCGCCGGCAGCGTGGCCTCGCTCAAGGACAAGACCGAGATGGACGCGCTGGTGGCCTACCTGCAAGTGCTCGGCACTGCCATCAAGAGCAAGAGGTGA
- the ccoN gene encoding cytochrome-c oxidase, cbb3-type subunit I encodes MNTSISTAYNYKVVRQFAIMTVVWGIVGMGLGVFLAAQLVWPQLNFDLPWTSFGRLRPLHTNAVIFAFGGCALFASSFYSVQRTCQTQLFAPKIAAFCFWGWQLVILLAAISLPLGYTSSKEYAELEWPIDILITIVWVAYAIVFFGTVAKRNTKHIYVGNWFFGGFILTVAILHIVNNLELPVSFTKSYSVYAGATDAMVQWWYGHNAVGFFLTAGFLGMMYYFVPKQAERPVYSYRLSIVHFWALITLYIWAGPHHLHYTALPDWAQSLGMVMSLILLAPSWGGMINGMMTLSGAWHKLRSDPILRFLVVSLAFYGMSTFEGPMMAIKTVNALSHYTDWTIGHVHAGALGWVAMISIGALYHMIPKVFGRPQMHSIGLINAHFWLATIGTVLYIASMWVNGIAQGLMWRAVNEDGTLTYSFVETLVASHPGFVVRLAGGAIFLLGMLLMAYNTWRTVRAYQPAEAAAAAQMA; translated from the coding sequence ATGAACACATCTATCAGTACCGCCTACAACTACAAGGTGGTCCGCCAATTCGCCATTATGACGGTGGTGTGGGGCATCGTCGGCATGGGGCTCGGGGTTTTTCTCGCGGCCCAATTGGTCTGGCCACAGCTCAACTTCGATTTGCCGTGGACCAGCTTCGGCCGCCTGCGCCCGTTGCACACCAACGCGGTGATCTTCGCCTTCGGCGGCTGCGCCCTGTTCGCCAGTTCGTTCTACTCGGTGCAACGCACCTGTCAGACACAGCTGTTCGCGCCGAAAATCGCCGCGTTCTGCTTCTGGGGCTGGCAATTGGTGATCCTGCTGGCGGCCATCAGCCTGCCGCTGGGCTACACCAGCTCCAAGGAATACGCCGAACTGGAATGGCCGATCGACATTCTGATCACCATCGTCTGGGTCGCCTACGCCATCGTGTTCTTCGGCACCGTGGCCAAGCGCAACACCAAACACATCTATGTCGGTAACTGGTTCTTCGGCGGGTTCATCCTGACCGTGGCGATCCTGCACATCGTCAACAACCTGGAATTGCCGGTGAGCTTCACCAAATCCTACTCGGTGTATGCCGGGGCCACGGATGCGATGGTGCAATGGTGGTACGGCCACAACGCCGTAGGCTTTTTCCTCACCGCCGGCTTTTTGGGGATGATGTACTACTTCGTGCCGAAGCAGGCCGAGCGTCCGGTGTACTCCTATCGGTTGTCCATCGTGCACTTCTGGGCGCTGATCACCCTGTACATCTGGGCCGGCCCGCACCACCTGCACTACACCGCGCTGCCGGACTGGGCACAGTCCCTGGGCATGGTGATGTCGCTGATCCTGCTGGCACCGAGCTGGGGCGGCATGATCAACGGCATGATGACCCTGTCGGGCGCCTGGCATAAATTGCGCAGCGACCCGATCCTGCGGTTCCTGGTGGTGTCCCTGGCGTTCTACGGCATGTCGACCTTCGAAGGCCCGATGATGGCCATCAAGACCGTCAACGCCCTCTCCCACTACACCGACTGGACCATCGGCCACGTACACGCTGGTGCCTTGGGTTGGGTGGCGATGATTTCCATCGGCGCGCTGTATCACATGATCCCGAAAGTCTTCGGCCGCCCCCAGATGCACAGCATCGGCCTGATCAACGCGCACTTCTGGCTCGCGACCATCGGCACCGTGCTGTACATCGCCTCCATGTGGGTCAACGGCATCGCCCAGGGCCTGATGTGGCGTGCGGTGAACGAGGATGGGACCCTGACCTACTCCTTCGTTGAAACCCTGGTGGCCAGCCACCCCGGTTTCGTCGTACGGCTGGCGGGCGGGGCGATCTTTCTCCTCGGCATGCTGCTGATGGCCTACAACACCTGGCGCACCGTGCGGGCCTACCAGCCTGCCGAAGCCGCCGCTGCCGCGCAGATGGCTTGA
- a CDS encoding alpha/beta family hydrolase — translation MDKQHKASIDGDQWARCVAEHGWLWTAAQTGVSAEPPTLILAHGAGAPMDSGFMNEMAARLAGHGINVLRFEFPYMAQRRLDGGKRPPNPAPKLLECWRAVYATVRPYVAGRLAIGGKSMGGRMASLLADELKADALVCLGYPFYAVGKPEKPRVEHLAALKTRTLIVQGERDALGNREAVQGYVLSPSIEVMWLVAGDHDLKPLKASGFSHEQHLEAAAGRVAGFLQ, via the coding sequence ATGGACAAACAGCACAAGGCCAGTATTGACGGGGATCAATGGGCGCGATGTGTGGCCGAACACGGTTGGCTATGGACGGCGGCGCAAACGGGTGTCAGCGCCGAGCCACCGACCCTGATCCTGGCCCATGGCGCCGGCGCACCGATGGACAGCGGGTTCATGAACGAAATGGCCGCGCGCCTTGCCGGGCATGGCATCAACGTGTTGCGTTTTGAGTTTCCCTACATGGCTCAACGACGCCTGGACGGCGGTAAACGTCCGCCGAACCCGGCTCCCAAGTTGCTGGAATGCTGGCGTGCGGTGTATGCCACGGTGCGGCCTTATGTCGCTGGGCGGTTGGCCATTGGCGGCAAGTCCATGGGTGGGCGCATGGCGAGTTTGCTGGCCGATGAGCTGAAAGCTGATGCCCTGGTGTGCCTGGGGTATCCCTTCTACGCGGTGGGCAAACCGGAGAAACCGCGGGTCGAGCACTTGGCAGCCTTGAAGACCCGGACCTTGATCGTCCAGGGCGAGCGCGATGCCTTGGGTAACCGCGAGGCGGTGCAGGGTTACGTGCTGTCACCGAGTATCGAGGTGATGTGGCTGGTGGCGGGGGATCATGATCTGAAACCGCTGAAGGCCTCGGGGTTTAGTCATGAGCAGCATCTGGAGGCGGCGGCGGGCAGGGTGGCCGGGTTTCTTCAGTAG
- a CDS encoding lysozyme inhibitor LprI family protein: MFPRLFLGLTPLLFISIVQADDCANASTQGAMNQCAAQENKAADDELNSLYKQITARLKDDPQAKQLLVKAQRAWISFRDAECNFSASGVEGGSVYPLVHSNCATAVTKARVETLKTYLKCEEGDLSCPVPGA; the protein is encoded by the coding sequence ATGTTCCCACGCTTGTTTCTGGGCCTGACGCCGCTGCTTTTTATCAGTATTGTCCAAGCCGATGACTGCGCCAATGCTAGCACCCAGGGAGCAATGAACCAGTGCGCAGCCCAAGAGAACAAAGCCGCTGACGACGAGCTGAACAGTCTGTACAAGCAGATCACTGCACGCCTTAAAGATGACCCGCAGGCCAAGCAGCTACTGGTCAAGGCACAGCGGGCCTGGATCAGCTTCCGTGACGCCGAATGCAATTTTTCTGCCTCCGGAGTCGAAGGGGGTAGCGTCTATCCGCTGGTCCACAGCAATTGCGCCACAGCCGTAACCAAGGCCCGGGTCGAGACGCTCAAGACCTACCTCAAGTGCGAAGAAGGTGATCTGAGCTGCCCGGTCCCTGGGGCTTAA
- a CDS encoding SRPBCC family protein translates to MHSSDRIERKILLKAPRSQVWRALANAEAFGQWFGVALEGRRFVAGERTQGQITYPGYEHLIWDVAVERVEPERVFSFRWHPYAIEPQVDYSQEPETRVQFELEDMDGGTLLKVVESGFNGIPEARRLKAFRMDSRGWDEQMANIEAFLAKA, encoded by the coding sequence ATGCATTCATCTGATCGCATCGAAAGAAAAATTCTGCTCAAGGCGCCGCGCTCTCAGGTCTGGCGGGCCTTGGCCAATGCCGAAGCCTTCGGTCAATGGTTCGGCGTCGCGCTTGAAGGCAGACGATTTGTCGCGGGCGAGCGTACCCAGGGGCAGATCACCTATCCTGGTTATGAACACCTTATCTGGGACGTTGCGGTAGAGCGGGTCGAGCCGGAGCGGGTTTTTTCGTTTCGCTGGCATCCGTACGCCATTGAACCGCAGGTGGACTACTCTCAGGAACCCGAAACGAGGGTTCAGTTCGAACTTGAAGACATGGATGGCGGCACCTTGCTCAAAGTGGTGGAGTCGGGCTTTAACGGTATCCCGGAGGCGCGTCGGCTTAAGGCTTTTCGTATGGACAGCCGTGGTTGGGACGAGCAGATGGCGAATATCGAAGCATTCCTGGCCAAGGCCTGA
- a CDS encoding AraC family transcriptional regulator → MSVSTSIHVTPEDGVNQRRTELAELMKRFAPEFGVHPTAIETLHLIRSDQPTEALHTIHKPGLCVIVQGRKEVRLADECYVYDSLNYLVVSVTLPLAGQVIEASPERPYLCIRLDIDPAQICRLIADASPIGVPAQRTDRGLFLDRIDAPLLDAVLRLLRLLESPDDIATLAPLAQQEIFYRLLRGAQGQRLHEIAIPDTQTHRISRAIEWLNTHYAEPLSIDSLAQMINLSPSALHHRFKAVTAMSPLQYQKQLRLQEARRLLLAENSDVSSIGYKMGYESPSQFSREYSRLFGASPSKDIARLRAEALQMSRA, encoded by the coding sequence ATGTCGGTATCCACGTCCATACACGTAACGCCTGAGGACGGCGTCAACCAGCGCCGCACCGAACTGGCGGAACTGATGAAGCGCTTCGCCCCGGAATTCGGCGTTCATCCCACCGCCATCGAGACCTTGCACCTGATCCGTAGCGACCAGCCCACCGAAGCCCTGCACACGATCCACAAGCCCGGTTTGTGCGTGATCGTCCAGGGGCGCAAAGAGGTTCGGCTGGCGGATGAATGCTACGTCTATGATTCGCTCAACTACCTGGTGGTCTCGGTCACCCTGCCGCTGGCGGGTCAGGTGATCGAAGCCAGCCCCGAGCGCCCCTACCTGTGCATTCGCCTGGATATCGACCCGGCGCAGATCTGCCGTCTGATCGCCGACGCCAGCCCCATTGGGGTACCGGCCCAACGAACCGATCGAGGACTATTCCTGGACCGCATCGATGCGCCGCTGCTCGATGCGGTGTTGCGTTTGCTGCGGCTGCTGGAGAGTCCGGACGATATCGCCACGCTCGCGCCCTTGGCCCAACAGGAAATTTTCTACCGCCTGCTACGGGGTGCCCAGGGCCAGCGCTTGCACGAAATTGCCATACCCGACACGCAAACCCACCGTATCAGTCGCGCAATCGAGTGGCTCAACACCCATTATGCCGAGCCGCTGAGCATCGATAGCCTGGCACAAATGATCAATCTCAGCCCTTCGGCACTGCACCATCGCTTCAAAGCCGTGACCGCCATGAGCCCGCTGCAATACCAGAAACAGCTGCGCCTGCAGGAAGCCCGACGGCTGCTGCTGGCGGAGAACAGCGACGTTTCGTCAATCGGCTACAAAATGGGCTATGAAAGCCCCTCGCAGTTCAGCCGCGAATACAGCCGTCTATTCGGGGCCTCGCCGAGCAAGGACATCGCCCGGCTACGTGCCGAGGCCTTGCAGATGAGTCGCGCCTGA
- a CDS encoding SDR family oxidoreductase encodes MSAIQNKVVVITGASSGIGEAAARLLAARGARVVLGARRVDRLQALVQELEADGQQAACKAVDVTRRDDVQSLIDFAVERFGKVDVIVNNAGVMPLSKLEALKVDEWDRMIDVNIRGVLHGIAAGLPLMQRQRSGQFINIASIGAYTVSPTAAVYCATKFAVRAISEGLRQEVGGDVRVTVISPGVTESELAESISDEGGRAEMREFRRIAIPAEAIARAIAYAIEQPDDVDVSELVVRPTASPF; translated from the coding sequence ATGTCCGCTATTCAAAACAAAGTTGTGGTGATCACCGGCGCCAGCAGCGGTATTGGCGAAGCCGCCGCACGGTTGCTGGCTGCCCGGGGCGCACGAGTGGTGCTGGGTGCGCGACGCGTCGATCGCTTGCAGGCGCTGGTGCAGGAACTTGAAGCCGACGGCCAGCAGGCTGCTTGCAAAGCCGTGGACGTGACGCGCCGTGATGATGTGCAGAGCCTGATCGACTTCGCTGTCGAGCGATTCGGCAAGGTCGATGTGATCGTCAACAACGCCGGGGTCATGCCGCTCTCCAAACTCGAGGCGCTGAAAGTTGACGAGTGGGATCGCATGATCGACGTCAACATTCGTGGTGTACTCCACGGCATCGCCGCCGGTTTGCCTTTGATGCAACGCCAGCGCAGCGGCCAGTTCATCAACATTGCTTCCATTGGTGCCTACACGGTCAGCCCGACGGCGGCGGTGTACTGCGCCACCAAGTTCGCCGTGCGAGCGATTTCCGAGGGTTTGCGCCAGGAGGTCGGTGGTGACGTACGGGTGACGGTGATTTCCCCTGGCGTAACCGAGTCGGAGTTGGCCGAAAGTATTTCCGATGAAGGTGGGCGCGCCGAGATGCGCGAGTTTCGCCGGATCGCCATTCCCGCCGAGGCGATTGCCCGGGCGATTGCCTACGCCATTGAACAGCCGGACGATGTGGACGTCAGCGAACTGGTGGTGCGCCCGACGGCCAGCCCGTTCTGA
- the inhA gene encoding isonitrile hydratase: protein MALQIGFLLFPQVQQLDLTGPYDVLASLPDVKVHLIWKDLAPVTASTGLVLLPTTTFEKCPKLDVICIPGGSGVGPLMEDEQTLAFIKQQAAHAQYITSVCTGSLVLGAAGLLQGKRATTHWAYHSLLQTLGATPVKDRVVRDGNLFTGGGITAGIDFALTLAAELFDQDTAELVQLQLEYAPAPPFTAGGPETAPTQVLEEANRRAAESFRVRSQITQRAAARLALQ, encoded by the coding sequence ATGGCGTTGCAGATCGGTTTTCTGTTATTCCCCCAGGTTCAACAACTGGACCTCACCGGCCCTTATGACGTGCTCGCCTCGCTGCCAGACGTGAAGGTGCACCTGATCTGGAAAGACCTGGCCCCAGTCACCGCCAGCACCGGGTTGGTACTCCTACCGACCACCACGTTCGAGAAGTGCCCCAAGCTCGACGTGATCTGCATCCCGGGCGGCAGCGGCGTCGGGCCGTTGATGGAAGATGAGCAGACCTTGGCGTTCATCAAGCAACAGGCGGCCCACGCGCAGTACATCACCTCCGTGTGCACCGGTTCGCTGGTGCTTGGCGCGGCGGGTTTATTGCAGGGTAAACGGGCCACCACCCATTGGGCTTATCACAGTCTGCTGCAAACCCTGGGCGCCACACCGGTCAAGGACCGCGTGGTACGCGACGGCAACCTGTTCACCGGTGGTGGCATCACCGCCGGGATCGATTTTGCCTTGACCCTGGCGGCCGAATTGTTCGACCAGGACACCGCCGAGCTGGTCCAGCTACAGCTTGAATACGCCCCGGCCCCGCCGTTCACCGCCGGCGGCCCGGAGACCGCGCCGACCCAGGTGCTGGAAGAAGCCAACCGACGCGCAGCAGAGTCGTTTCGAGTGCGCTCGCAGATTACTCAACGGGCAGCGGCGCGATTGGCACTGCAATAA
- a CDS encoding GlxA family transcriptional regulator, whose amino-acid sequence MPNPPKTVHVLAFANVQVLDVTGPLQVFASANDLARQQGLPLPYAPTVIAAGGGAVMSSAGLALMAEPLPSVGSDTLLIAGGWGVYEAAQDAALVAWVRDHGLRSRRVASVCTGAFLLAASGWLDGRRVVTHWTRCEQLARQHPQLRVEPNPIFINDGPVWTSAGVTAGIDLALALVEDDLGRAIALEVARQLVVFLKRPGGQSQFSVTLSLQNQGSRFDDLHAWIAENLTQDLGLPSLAAEAGMSERSFVRHYRADTGQTPARAVELIRVETARRLLADTALPIKRVAVQCGFGSEETLRRSFLRAMGVTPQAYRERFAVSPQADPAMP is encoded by the coding sequence ATGCCAAACCCACCGAAAACCGTTCATGTACTGGCCTTTGCCAACGTGCAGGTGCTAGATGTCACCGGGCCCTTGCAGGTCTTTGCTTCGGCCAACGACCTGGCACGCCAGCAAGGCTTGCCGTTGCCTTACGCACCCACCGTGATTGCTGCCGGTGGCGGGGCGGTGATGTCGTCGGCGGGGCTCGCGCTTATGGCCGAGCCGCTGCCGAGCGTGGGTAGCGACACATTGCTTATCGCCGGCGGTTGGGGGGTGTACGAGGCGGCGCAGGACGCGGCGCTGGTGGCCTGGGTCAGGGACCATGGTCTGCGCTCGCGGCGCGTGGCGTCGGTGTGCACCGGGGCGTTCCTGCTGGCCGCCAGCGGTTGGTTGGACGGACGTCGGGTGGTCACGCACTGGACCCGTTGCGAACAACTGGCCAGGCAGCACCCGCAACTGCGGGTCGAACCCAACCCGATTTTTATCAACGACGGCCCGGTCTGGACTTCGGCGGGCGTTACGGCCGGCATCGACCTGGCGTTGGCCCTGGTGGAGGACGATTTGGGTCGCGCCATCGCTCTGGAAGTCGCCCGGCAACTGGTGGTGTTCCTCAAGCGTCCAGGCGGTCAATCGCAGTTCAGCGTGACCTTGTCACTGCAGAATCAGGGCAGTCGTTTTGATGATCTGCACGCCTGGATCGCGGAAAACCTCACCCAGGACCTGGGCTTGCCGAGTCTGGCGGCAGAGGCGGGGATGAGCGAGCGCAGTTTCGTGCGTCACTACCGTGCCGACACCGGCCAGACGCCAGCGCGGGCGGTGGAGCTGATTCGTGTGGAGACCGCCCGCCGGCTGCTGGCCGACACAGCACTGCCGATCAAGCGGGTCGCGGTGCAATGCGGCTTTGGCAGCGAAGAAACCCTGCGCCGCAGCTTCCTGCGGGCCATGGGTGTGACGCCCCAGGCGTATCGGGAGCGTTTCGCGGTCAGTCCTCAAGCAGATCCAGCAATGCCCTGA
- a CDS encoding alpha/beta fold hydrolase, whose translation MNQAPRINFAVTPLLRIAYEEHGPASGAPVILLHGFPYDPRAFDEVAPALAQRGYWVIVPYLRGYGPTRFNNPSILRSGQQAALAQDLLDLMQALAIPQAGLCGYDWGGRAACIVAALWPERVRCLVTGDGYNVQDIPRSTQPLDPETEHRLWYQYYFHSARGVESLTQNRRELCQLLWRLWSPTWTRGTALYPLSAPSFDNPDFVEVVIHSYRHRFMYAPGDPTLEWMEERLTAQPAISVPSISLCGADDGVGPAPEFDEDAEHFSGVYERRVLAGVGHNIPQEAPQATLRALLDLLED comes from the coding sequence ATGAACCAGGCGCCCAGAATCAACTTCGCGGTGACGCCTCTGCTGCGCATCGCCTACGAAGAGCACGGCCCCGCCAGCGGCGCCCCAGTGATCCTGCTGCACGGTTTCCCTTACGACCCCAGGGCCTTTGATGAAGTCGCACCGGCCTTGGCCCAGCGCGGCTATTGGGTCATCGTGCCGTACCTGCGCGGCTACGGCCCGACCCGGTTCAATAACCCGAGCATCCTGCGTTCCGGCCAGCAAGCGGCGCTGGCCCAGGATCTGCTGGACCTGATGCAGGCACTCGCCATTCCCCAAGCCGGGTTGTGCGGCTACGACTGGGGCGGGCGGGCCGCGTGTATCGTGGCGGCGCTGTGGCCCGAACGGGTTCGCTGCCTGGTGACCGGCGATGGCTATAACGTGCAGGACATTCCCCGATCGACTCAGCCGCTGGACCCTGAGACCGAGCACAGATTGTGGTACCAGTATTACTTCCACAGCGCCCGGGGCGTCGAGAGCCTGACACAGAACCGGCGCGAACTGTGCCAGTTGCTCTGGCGCCTGTGGTCACCGACCTGGACACGCGGCACAGCGCTGTATCCCCTCAGTGCCCCGTCCTTCGACAACCCGGATTTCGTCGAGGTGGTGATTCATTCCTACCGTCATCGCTTCATGTACGCACCGGGCGACCCGACGCTGGAGTGGATGGAGGAACGACTGACCGCGCAACCGGCCATCAGCGTGCCGAGCATCTCCCTGTGCGGTGCCGATGACGGCGTTGGACCTGCACCTGAGTTCGACGAAGACGCCGAACATTTCAGCGGTGTCTACGAGCGTCGAGTGCTCGCCGGTGTCGGCCACAACATTCCCCAGGAAGCCCCCCAGGCCACGCTCAGGGCATTGCTGGATCTGCTTGAGGACTGA
- a CDS encoding DUF6124 family protein encodes MVKITPNPPRAENLSAYTTLDTKKLREAADRALNVHLSPPAPAKPDTQDGQIFSVVPGLNTESVLTSLSETLASANAMVSDLAFELEGSRRHVALGIQQLIELGTLLANRALDDLELAESAR; translated from the coding sequence ATGGTCAAGATCACCCCCAACCCTCCACGCGCCGAAAACCTGTCCGCCTACACCACCCTCGACACCAAAAAACTCCGCGAAGCCGCTGACCGGGCGCTGAATGTCCACTTGTCTCCCCCAGCCCCAGCCAAACCCGACACCCAGGACGGCCAGATATTTTCAGTGGTCCCCGGCCTCAACACCGAATCCGTGCTGACCAGCCTCAGCGAAACCCTGGCTTCGGCCAACGCCATGGTCAGTGACCTGGCATTCGAGCTGGAAGGTTCCCGGCGGCATGTTGCTCTGGGGATTCAGCAGTTGATTGAGCTGGGTACGTTGCTGGCCAATCGAGCGTTGGATGATCTCGAACTGGCTGAGTCGGCGCGGTAG
- a CDS encoding glycoside hydrolase family 15 protein, protein MADYHETQSPIENHGIIGDMRSAALVNDRGSVDFFCWPEFDSPSIFCSLLDTPDAGIFQLAPDLPHARRQQIYLPDTNVLQTRWLSDDAVVEITDLLPIGDSEDDLPVLIRKVSMTLGSATFRMRCAVRHDYARSLTSAHRDGDHICFEAPGQPGLRLCSDQAMTLDDRAAVAEFTLEQGQSAEFLLGGIDDPRLQDDISAICLERTLAFWRGWIGQSTYRGRWREMVNRSALALKLLTSRKHGAILAAATFGLPETRGGERNWDYRYTWIRDASFTVYAFMRLGFVEEANAYMRFLRSRVSDCCDQPIKLNILYGLDGRLELPEVELPHLSGFGHAKPVRIGNLAYKQVQLDIFGELMDAVYLVNKYGEAISHQGWKHVVNVVDQVCDIWQDKDVGIWEMRGEKHHFLHSRLMCWVAVDRAIRLAVKRSLPAPFARWDQTRQAIYEDIWTNFWNEERQHFIQRLGSTALDGSMLLMPLVRFVSACDPRWLSTLDAIEKDLVRDGMVYRYRNDESPVDGLSGIEGSFAACSFWYVECLARAGRVEKAQLEFEQLLRYANPLGLYAEEFDSHGYHLGNTPQALTHLALISAASFLDRKLSGDKTHWQP, encoded by the coding sequence ATGGCTGACTATCACGAAACCCAAAGCCCTATCGAGAACCACGGCATCATCGGCGACATGCGCAGTGCTGCGCTGGTGAATGACCGAGGCAGTGTCGACTTTTTCTGCTGGCCGGAATTCGACAGCCCATCAATTTTCTGCTCGCTGCTGGACACGCCGGACGCGGGCATCTTTCAACTGGCGCCGGACCTGCCCCACGCCCGTCGCCAGCAGATCTACCTGCCTGACACCAACGTACTGCAAACCCGCTGGCTGAGTGATGACGCCGTGGTGGAAATCACCGACCTGCTGCCCATCGGCGACAGCGAGGATGACCTGCCGGTATTGATCCGCAAGGTGAGCATGACCCTCGGCAGTGCGACGTTTCGCATGCGCTGCGCGGTCCGCCACGACTACGCCCGCAGCCTCACCAGCGCACACCGTGACGGCGATCACATCTGCTTCGAAGCCCCGGGGCAACCTGGCTTGCGTTTGTGTTCCGATCAGGCCATGACCCTGGACGACCGGGCGGCGGTGGCCGAGTTCACGCTGGAACAAGGCCAGAGCGCCGAGTTCCTGCTGGGCGGGATTGACGACCCGCGGCTTCAGGATGACATCAGCGCAATATGCCTGGAGCGAACCCTGGCGTTCTGGCGCGGCTGGATTGGCCAATCCACCTATCGCGGGCGCTGGCGGGAAATGGTCAACCGCTCGGCCTTGGCGCTGAAACTGCTGACCTCACGCAAACACGGCGCCATCCTCGCCGCCGCCACTTTCGGCCTGCCGGAAACCCGTGGCGGCGAGCGCAACTGGGACTATCGCTACACCTGGATCCGCGACGCGTCCTTCACCGTTTACGCGTTCATGCGCCTGGGCTTCGTTGAAGAAGCCAACGCCTACATGCGTTTTCTGCGGAGCCGGGTCAGCGACTGCTGCGATCAGCCGATCAAACTCAACATCCTGTACGGCCTGGACGGCAGGCTGGAGCTACCTGAAGTCGAACTGCCACACCTCAGCGGCTTTGGTCATGCCAAGCCGGTGCGCATCGGCAACCTGGCCTACAAACAAGTGCAGTTGGATATCTTCGGCGAATTGATGGACGCGGTGTACCTGGTCAACAAATACGGCGAAGCCATTTCCCATCAGGGCTGGAAACACGTCGTCAATGTGGTCGATCAGGTCTGTGATATCTGGCAGGACAAAGACGTGGGCATCTGGGAAATGCGCGGGGAGAAGCACCATTTCCTGCATTCGCGGCTGATGTGCTGGGTCGCCGTCGATCGCGCCATCCGCCTGGCGGTCAAACGCTCCTTGCCCGCGCCTTTCGCCCGCTGGGACCAGACTCGCCAGGCCATCTATGAAGACATCTGGACAAATTTCTGGAACGAGGAACGGCAGCATTTCATCCAGCGTCTGGGCAGCACCGCCCTCGACGGTTCGATGTTGTTGATGCCGCTTGTGCGCTTCGTCAGCGCGTGCGACCCGCGCTGGCTCTCGACCCTCGATGCCATTGAAAAAGACCTGGTGCGCGATGGCATGGTCTACCGCTACCGCAACGACGAAAGCCCCGTCGACGGCCTCAGCGGCATTGAAGGTTCGTTCGCTGCGTGTTCGTTCTGGTACGTCGAATGCCTGGCCCGCGCCGGCCGCGTGGAAAAAGCCCAACTGGAGTTCGAACAACTGCTGCGCTACGCCAACCCACTGGGCTTGTACGCCGAGGAGTTCGACAGCCACGGCTACCACCTGGGCAACACCCCCCAGGCCTTGACCCACCTGGCGCTGATCAGCGCCGCCAGTTTCCTGGACCGAAAATTGAGTGGGGACAAAACGCATTGGCAGCCGTGA